One Mycolicibacterium goodii genomic region harbors:
- a CDS encoding LysM peptidoglycan-binding domain-containing protein encodes MGDTLTAGQKLQRGESLTSNNGAYTLTLQDDGNLVLYARDKAVWSTATDGQDVVRAEVQTDGNFVLYTQEKPVWHSDTKGKKDVKLVLQDDRNLVLYAKDGPAWSSNTDTTEPPPPAPAKEPEAAPASAPAPAPAPVPESASEPAPAAEPAPAPAAPPPPPAPPAPRTYTVVSGDTLWAIAERFYGDGNKYQQIADASGIANPDLIHPGQVLTIP; translated from the coding sequence GTGGGCGACACTTTGACTGCAGGCCAGAAGCTTCAGAGAGGGGAGTCGCTGACGTCCAACAACGGCGCGTACACGCTGACGTTGCAGGACGACGGCAACCTGGTGTTGTACGCCCGCGACAAAGCTGTCTGGTCCACGGCCACGGATGGCCAGGACGTCGTGCGCGCGGAGGTGCAGACCGACGGCAACTTCGTGCTGTACACCCAGGAGAAGCCGGTGTGGCACTCCGACACCAAGGGCAAGAAGGACGTCAAGCTGGTGCTGCAGGACGACCGGAACCTGGTGCTGTACGCCAAGGACGGGCCGGCGTGGTCGTCCAACACCGACACCACGGAGCCGCCGCCCCCGGCACCCGCCAAGGAGCCCGAGGCTGCGCCCGCCTCGGCGCCTGCCCCGGCGCCCGCCCCGGTGCCCGAATCGGCCTCCGAACCGGCTCCCGCCGCCGAGCCGGCACCAGCACCGGCCGCGCCGCCGCCACCGCCGGCCCCGCCCGCACCCCGCACGTACACCGTGGTGTCCGGTGACACGCTGTGGGCGATCGCCGAGCGCTTCTACGGAGACGGCAACAAGTATCAGCAGATTGCCGACGCCAGCGGTATCGCCAATCCCGACCTGATCCACCCCGGACAGGTGCTGACGATCCCCTGA
- a CDS encoding cation:proton antiporter regulatory subunit, which translates to MDVKEVLLPGIGLRFEFENRDGDRIGVVALRTGDFEVVVYPHEDPDQAQRVFRLTDEEAEALAQILGAPRIAEKFADLTREVPGLDAGQVTIRPASPFVDHPLGDTKARTRTGASIVAIVRDDEVLASPSPSEILRAGDVLVVIGTVDGIAGVGQIVANGDISGPADQA; encoded by the coding sequence ATGGATGTCAAAGAGGTACTGCTACCCGGCATCGGCCTGAGGTTCGAATTCGAGAACCGCGACGGTGACCGTATCGGCGTCGTGGCCCTGCGCACCGGCGATTTCGAGGTGGTGGTCTACCCGCACGAAGACCCCGATCAGGCACAGCGTGTGTTCCGGCTGACCGACGAGGAGGCCGAGGCGCTGGCCCAGATCCTCGGCGCACCACGCATCGCCGAGAAGTTCGCCGACCTCACCCGCGAAGTGCCCGGTCTCGATGCCGGCCAGGTGACGATTCGCCCGGCCAGTCCGTTCGTCGACCATCCCCTCGGTGACACCAAGGCGCGCACCAGAACCGGCGCGTCGATCGTCGCGATCGTCCGTGACGACGAGGTGCTGGCATCGCCGAGCCCGTCCGAGATCCTGCGCGCCGGTGACGTGCTCGTGGTGATCGGCACCGTGGACGGCATCGCCGGCGTGGGGCAGATCGTCGCCAACGGCGACATTTCAGGTCCTGCCGACCAGGCCTGA
- a CDS encoding cation:proton antiporter translates to MEVSGALLLELGVILLALTVLGTAARRFALSPIPLYLVAGLALGEGGLAPVPATVEFVNTGASIGVVLLLLTLGLEFSIGEFASSLRRHLPSAWIDLVLNALPGAIVGWLLDLSAVGILALAGVTYISSSGVIARLLGDLRRLGNRETPAVLSVLVLEDFAMAAYLPLLAVLAAGGTLLHALFGVAIAVSALVVAFVVSYRWGHQVTRFVSHPDNEQLLLRVLGLTLIVAALAEFIHASAAVGAFLVGLTLTGESAHRARTVLIPLRDLFAAIFFVAIGLSVDPAKLIPMLAPALGLAAVTAATKVVTGQFAARRDGVARAGQLRAGTALIARGEFSLVIIGLVGATHEQLEALATPYVFILAIVGPIVTRYSGGRAAVRTRPAP, encoded by the coding sequence GTGGAGGTATCGGGGGCACTACTTCTCGAACTCGGCGTCATCCTGCTCGCGTTGACGGTGCTGGGCACCGCGGCGCGCCGGTTCGCGCTGTCACCCATACCGCTCTATCTGGTCGCCGGTCTCGCGCTGGGCGAAGGCGGGCTCGCTCCGGTGCCTGCGACCGTCGAGTTCGTCAACACCGGGGCGTCGATCGGCGTGGTGCTCCTGCTGCTCACGCTGGGTCTGGAGTTCTCGATCGGCGAGTTCGCGAGCAGCCTGCGCCGTCATCTGCCCTCGGCGTGGATCGACCTGGTACTCAACGCACTTCCCGGCGCGATCGTGGGTTGGCTTCTGGATCTCAGCGCCGTCGGGATCCTGGCCCTGGCCGGTGTCACCTACATCTCGTCGTCCGGGGTGATCGCGCGTCTGCTCGGTGATCTGCGCCGGCTCGGCAACCGCGAGACCCCCGCCGTGCTGTCGGTGCTGGTGCTCGAGGATTTCGCGATGGCGGCCTACCTTCCGCTGCTCGCGGTCCTCGCGGCGGGTGGGACCCTGCTGCACGCGCTGTTCGGCGTGGCCATCGCGGTCTCGGCGCTGGTCGTCGCGTTCGTGGTGTCCTACCGGTGGGGGCATCAGGTGACGCGGTTCGTCTCGCACCCCGACAACGAGCAACTGCTGCTCCGCGTGCTCGGCCTGACGCTGATCGTCGCGGCGCTCGCCGAATTCATCCACGCCTCCGCGGCGGTCGGCGCGTTCCTGGTGGGGCTCACCCTCACCGGAGAATCCGCGCACCGCGCCCGGACCGTGCTGATCCCGCTGCGTGACCTGTTCGCGGCGATCTTCTTCGTCGCGATCGGTCTCTCGGTGGACCCGGCGAAGCTGATCCCCATGCTCGCCCCGGCACTCGGGCTGGCGGCCGTCACCGCGGCCACCAAGGTGGTCACGGGCCAGTTCGCGGCGCGCCGCGACGGTGTCGCGCGGGCCGGGCAGTTACGTGCAGGCACGGCCCTGATCGCGCGAGGCGAGTTCTCCCTCGTCATCATCGGTCTGGTCGGTGCCACCCACGAGCAACTCGAGGCCCTCGCGACCCCGTACGTCTTCATACTCGCCATCGTCGGACCGATCGTCACCCGCTACTCGGGCGGGCGCGCGGCGGTCCGGACCCGGCCTGCACCCTGA
- a CDS encoding carboxylesterase/lipase family protein: MPNAARIVDGPVAETEYGPVRGIDDGTAKAWSGIRFARAPIGELRWRAPEPPAPWRDVFDATTVGPVCPQSTDPRIPLDLGGRQDEDSLVLNVWAPSGCRPGDRRPVMVWVHGGAYVLGSASQPLYRGRVLASEGDVVVVTVNYRLGAFGFLDLSEYSSRTMRFDTNLGLRDVIFALQWVRNNIAAFGGDPHRVTLFGESAGGGMVTTLLASPAAEGLFSAAIAQSSPATSVYDAERSRRVARQLLDRLLIEPDDAARLANVPLPAILAASHQIFNEVPSQSPGTLAFAPIVDGDVVPDYPVQAARAGRTHPVPLLIGTNKHEASLFRWMKSPLMPITPEAIRTMFEGIASEQPGLALPTEDEIRAAYAGMRTRAIGMGVARDIGFRMPTLWFADGHSTSAPVYLYRFDFSTPMLRLLRLGASHATELPYVWGNLVAGPKDPTFKLGGLKQGRKVSQRMRRRWVNFATTGEPTGALGEPVWRRYRREDRATLVIDKQDKTVTNLDQELQAAWGDQVLNFR, translated from the coding sequence ATGCCCAACGCCGCACGGATCGTCGACGGCCCGGTGGCCGAGACCGAATACGGTCCGGTCCGTGGCATCGACGACGGAACCGCGAAGGCGTGGTCGGGAATTCGCTTCGCCCGCGCACCGATCGGCGAATTGCGTTGGCGGGCACCAGAACCGCCAGCACCGTGGCGTGACGTGTTCGACGCGACAACGGTGGGGCCGGTGTGTCCGCAATCCACCGACCCGAGGATCCCGCTCGATCTCGGTGGCAGGCAGGACGAGGACAGCCTGGTGCTCAACGTGTGGGCTCCCTCCGGGTGCCGGCCCGGTGACCGCAGACCCGTCATGGTGTGGGTGCACGGCGGTGCCTATGTGCTGGGGTCGGCGAGCCAACCGCTCTACCGGGGGCGGGTGCTCGCCTCAGAAGGTGACGTCGTGGTCGTCACCGTCAACTACCGGCTCGGCGCCTTCGGCTTCCTCGATCTGTCCGAGTACAGCAGCCGCACCATGCGGTTCGACACCAACCTCGGTCTGCGCGACGTGATCTTCGCACTGCAGTGGGTCCGCAACAACATCGCGGCCTTCGGAGGCGACCCCCACCGCGTGACGCTGTTCGGGGAGTCCGCGGGCGGCGGCATGGTGACGACCCTGCTGGCCAGTCCGGCCGCCGAGGGCCTGTTCTCGGCCGCGATCGCGCAGAGTTCGCCCGCGACGTCGGTGTACGACGCCGAGCGCTCACGCCGGGTCGCGCGGCAACTGCTCGACCGGCTCCTGATCGAACCCGACGATGCGGCGCGGCTCGCGAACGTGCCGCTGCCGGCCATCCTGGCCGCGTCCCACCAGATCTTCAACGAGGTACCTTCCCAGTCCCCGGGCACGCTGGCGTTCGCGCCGATCGTCGACGGTGACGTGGTACCGGACTATCCGGTGCAGGCCGCGCGTGCCGGCCGCACGCATCCCGTCCCGCTGCTCATCGGCACCAACAAGCACGAGGCATCGCTGTTCCGCTGGATGAAGTCACCGCTGATGCCCATCACGCCCGAGGCGATCCGGACGATGTTCGAGGGAATCGCCTCCGAACAGCCGGGCCTGGCTCTGCCCACCGAGGACGAGATCCGCGCGGCGTACGCGGGTATGCGGACCAGGGCGATCGGCATGGGGGTCGCGCGCGACATCGGCTTCCGGATGCCCACGTTGTGGTTCGCCGACGGACACAGCACGTCGGCGCCGGTGTACCTGTACCGGTTCGACTTCTCCACGCCGATGCTGCGGCTGCTGCGGCTGGGCGCCTCGCACGCCACCGAGCTGCCGTATGTGTGGGGCAATCTCGTTGCGGGGCCGAAAGATCCGACGTTCAAGCTGGGTGGTCTCAAGCAGGGCAGGAAGGTCTCGCAGCGCATGCGTCGCCGCTGGGTGAACTTCGCGACCACCGGCGAGCCCACCGGCGCGCTGGGCGAACCGGTCTGGCGCCGCTACCGGCGCGAGGACCGGGCCACGCTGGTGATCGACAAGCAGGACAAGACGGTGACCAACCTCGACCAGGAGTTGCAGGCGGCGTGGGGTGATCAGGTACTCAACTTCCGGTGA
- a CDS encoding sterol desaturase family protein has product MDVLRSVLDFLPPPMRDPVMFAIPFFLLLLTLEWTAARRLEHIDDSTAAAGRAPAGAFHTRDAWTSLSMGMVSVATTAGWKLLALLGYAVLYAYVAPWQLPADQWYTWVIALLGVDLLWYTYHRVAHRVRLIWATHQAHHSSEYFNFATALRQKWNNSGEIVAWIPLPLLGVPPWVVFASFSVNLIYQFWVHTERIGKLWRPIEFVFNTPSHHRVHHGSDELYLDRNYGGILIIWDRLFGTFQEEVFRPRYGLTKPVGTYNIWKLQTHEYVAIARDVRSARRWSDRLGFVFGPPGWCPAPTGETAEVRT; this is encoded by the coding sequence ATGGACGTGTTGCGGTCCGTGCTGGACTTTCTGCCCCCGCCGATGCGGGATCCCGTGATGTTCGCGATCCCGTTCTTCCTTCTGCTGCTGACGCTGGAGTGGACCGCCGCGCGTCGGTTGGAGCACATCGACGACAGCACGGCAGCGGCCGGGCGCGCGCCCGCCGGTGCCTTCCACACCAGGGACGCGTGGACCAGCCTCTCGATGGGGATGGTGTCGGTCGCGACCACGGCCGGATGGAAGCTGCTGGCGCTGCTGGGATACGCCGTGCTCTACGCCTACGTCGCACCGTGGCAGCTGCCGGCGGACCAGTGGTACACGTGGGTGATCGCACTGCTGGGGGTGGATCTGCTGTGGTACACCTACCACCGGGTGGCGCACCGGGTGCGGCTGATCTGGGCGACGCATCAGGCGCACCATTCGAGCGAGTACTTCAACTTCGCCACGGCACTGCGCCAGAAATGGAACAACAGCGGTGAGATCGTGGCGTGGATTCCCCTGCCGCTGTTGGGGGTTCCACCGTGGGTGGTGTTCGCGAGCTTCTCGGTGAATCTCATCTACCAGTTCTGGGTGCACACCGAGCGCATCGGCAAGCTGTGGCGGCCGATCGAGTTCGTCTTCAACACCCCGTCGCACCACCGCGTGCACCACGGCAGCGACGAGCTGTATCTCGACCGCAACTACGGCGGCATCCTCATCATCTGGGACCGCCTGTTCGGCACGTTCCAGGAAGAGGTGTTCCGTCCGCGCTACGGGCTGACCAAACCGGTCGGGACCTACAACATCTGGAAGCTGCAGACCCACGAATACGTGGCGATCGCGCGCGACGTGCGCAGCGCCCGCCGCTGGTCGGACCGGCTCGGTTTCGTGTTCGGCCCACCCGGCTGGTGCCCGGCGCCGACGGGTGAAACGGCCGAAGTGCGGACCTGA
- a CDS encoding NAD(P)/FAD-dependent oxidoreductase encodes MQTVFDADVDPALVDRALAPTSFGSMWLDVPRPGYPALTQPVSCDLVVIGAGYTGLWTALHAAERHPDRRIVLMDANRVGWAASGRNGGFVDASLTHGAENGKSRWPDEIDKLDAMGLENLDGMQADIERLGLDVEWQRTGMLTVATEPHQRAWLAEAAAAGEGQFLDTADVRAQVNSPTYEAGLFSADTCAIVHPAKLALELARACTEAGVQIHEHTTAHSINSGGAALRIDTGGTVITARQAVLATNVFPSLLRRNRFHTVPVYDYVLATEPLTTGQLDRIGWRNRQGVGDCANQFHYYRLTVDNRIVWGGYDAVYHFGRKVKDAYEDRPATYRKLAAHFFVTFPQLDDVRFSHRWAGAIDTNTRFCAHWGLARNGRVAYVNGFTGLGVAATRFAADVCLDLLDGHTTARTALEMVRKRPLPFPPEPLASIGIQATRWSLDRADHAAGKRNLFLRALDAVGLGFDS; translated from the coding sequence GTGCAGACCGTCTTCGATGCCGACGTGGATCCCGCCCTCGTCGACCGCGCCCTCGCCCCGACGTCCTTCGGTTCGATGTGGCTCGATGTGCCACGGCCCGGGTATCCGGCCCTGACCCAGCCGGTCAGTTGCGATCTGGTGGTGATCGGCGCGGGTTACACCGGACTGTGGACCGCGCTGCACGCCGCGGAACGCCACCCCGACCGGCGCATCGTGCTGATGGACGCGAACCGGGTGGGCTGGGCCGCGTCCGGGCGAAACGGCGGCTTCGTCGACGCCAGCCTGACGCACGGCGCCGAGAACGGAAAGTCACGCTGGCCCGACGAGATCGACAAACTCGACGCGATGGGCCTGGAGAACCTCGACGGCATGCAGGCCGACATCGAGCGGCTGGGCCTCGATGTCGAATGGCAGCGCACCGGCATGCTCACCGTCGCCACCGAACCGCACCAGCGTGCGTGGCTGGCCGAGGCCGCGGCCGCCGGTGAGGGGCAGTTCCTCGACACCGCCGACGTGCGGGCACAGGTGAATTCACCGACGTACGAGGCCGGGCTGTTCAGCGCGGACACGTGCGCCATCGTGCATCCCGCGAAGCTGGCCCTCGAGCTGGCGCGGGCCTGCACCGAGGCCGGGGTGCAGATCCACGAACACACCACGGCACACTCGATCAACTCCGGTGGCGCGGCGCTGCGGATCGACACCGGCGGCACCGTCATCACCGCGCGGCAGGCGGTACTGGCCACCAACGTGTTCCCGAGTCTGTTGCGGCGCAACCGTTTCCACACGGTTCCGGTCTACGACTACGTGCTGGCCACCGAACCGCTCACCACCGGGCAACTGGACCGGATCGGCTGGCGGAACCGACAGGGTGTCGGTGACTGCGCCAACCAGTTCCACTACTACCGGCTCACTGTGGACAACCGCATCGTCTGGGGCGGCTACGACGCGGTCTATCACTTCGGCCGCAAGGTCAAGGACGCCTACGAGGATCGGCCGGCCACCTACCGAAAGCTCGCCGCGCACTTCTTCGTCACGTTCCCGCAACTCGACGACGTCAGGTTCAGCCACCGCTGGGCCGGTGCCATCGACACCAACACCCGCTTCTGCGCGCACTGGGGGCTGGCCCGCAACGGGCGAGTGGCATACGTCAACGGATTCACCGGTCTGGGTGTCGCCGCAACCCGTTTCGCGGCCGATGTCTGTCTGGATCTGCTCGACGGTCACACCACCGCGCGCACGGCGCTGGAGATGGTGCGCAAGCGTCCGCTGCCGTTTCCGCCGGAGCCGTTGGCCAGCATCGGAATCCAGGCGACGCGCTGGTCGCTGGATCGCGCCGACCATGCTGCCGGCAAACGCAACCTGTTCCTGCGTGCGCTCGACGCCGTTGGCCTCGGATTCGACTCCTGA